A region of the Paramormyrops kingsleyae isolate MSU_618 chromosome 6, PKINGS_0.4, whole genome shotgun sequence genome:
GGCCCTTCTCCGGGACTACGGTAAGACCCATGCGGGATCCATCCAGGGAAGCAGCCAGCAAATCaccagttttttttcttgcacaTTGAATGTAGGGAAATGGATGGTTTTTAGGGCCTTTTTGTGTGATTAACTTGCTCTGATATCATCCAAATATGAGTGAAGcatgatgtattttttttttcttcacagcCATCTTCCAAGCTCTAGGTTAAACACCCGATTTTCCATTCCTGTCTTCTTGTCCACAGCTCTTGTTTTACACCTTCCTGGTGATGCTGATTGGGGGGGAAAAATCAGTTTAACTGTGATTCCTTTTTTTTAGCTTGCATTATAAAAGTAATTAGCAGGTATAGAAAGTTATGTATTGTAATGTACTTGTATGGACAGtgggtttgttttttatttcaagtTTGCAGTGAGGCTGTGGTGTTCCATTTCAGGATGTTTTCCTATCATAAGTACATTTATAGTGTCAGTACCACATGAAGTTTTTTTAAGAATAATTTTACATTCGGGTTTCTGCTCATGTTGTGATCTTCCTGGGGGCAAATTTTGAGATTTATCAAAATAAAACCACCTTTTTATTAATCAACTTTGCATCGGCTTTGTCAGACTAAAAGTGCTGAAACTATGAGGCTATAAATGTCAGCGTGTTTCCATGTGTCACTAACAGCATGTGTGACGTGGTGTGTTTGCTGTCCTGGTGACACTGCTGAGGTCATCAGCTTCAAGCTTTAGGACAGTGAACAATTATTACTTTTGTTGAGGGAAAAGAAATTGCTGTGCCACAATTGTAGGttattgtacattttttataCTGTATTTCATCTGAAAtggggggcggcatggtggtgcagtggttagcattgttgcctcacacctctgggacctgggttcgagtctccgcctgggttacatgtgtgtggagtttgcatgttctccccgtgtcgtcgcggggtttcctccgggtactctggtttccccccacagtccacagacatgccgaggctgattggagttcctaaattgcccataggtgtgcatgtgtgagtgactggtgtgtgtgtgtgtgtgtgtgtgccctgcgatgggctggccccccatccagggttgttccctgcctcatgcccattgcttctgggataggctccggaccccccgtgacccagtaggacaagcgggttggaaaatgaatgaatgaatgaatttcaTCTGAAATGTTTCATATTAATTATAGTATATAATTTCActatttgccccccccccaccacttttCACCAGACAGGCTACAGGCTTTGAGAGAACACACTTAGCGGAGAGTGTCGTTCTCATTCTTCCAGCCAGTAGCAGGTGCTGTTGTAGGACAGTACCCAGTGTTGCACCAGGTTTTAGACCAGGGACTGTTACTTTGGCACAATGGGCATCAAGCTCTTTTCCCATCTGGGGGAAGccaagcatttaaaaaaaaaaagtagttaTTGGTTGTTTGCGGAAGAAGCCTCTTAACACACATCAGTCTGTTTTGCAATGCTCTGGACCTCACAGTGGGCGATGCTACAGCATCTATAGCAGCGCTGCAGTATGATTGGCTGACTGGTTGAGTGTGCCTGATGCTTATAGGGTGACTGCTTTGCTTGTGGTTACTAATGCTGAGTTCTCCCTCTCTGTGGTGTGCATGCGGATATGGGGTTACATCATAGCTCTTCATACAGATACAGCCGCCGGCCTCCTGGTCCGCAGTATCCACCTGGTCACCCAGAGACTCAACAAGCAGTGGAGGTCCGATATGAGCGTGTCGCTGGCTGCCCTGGagctcttggctggcctggccAAGGTAACGCCGTGAGACTCCCACCGCTGGCCGTCGGCCTGGGAACCCAGTCCTGTTACCTGTGCTCTCTTTCTGATTGCCGCCACCTTTCAGGTGAGAGCCAATTTGGAATCTTCGGACAAGAAGTGCGCCGTCAGCTCCGTGTGCGGCTACATCGTGTATCAGTGCAGCCGGCCCGCACCACTGCACTCGCGGGACCTGCACTCCATGATCGTGGCGGCTTTCCAGTGCCTGTGCACCTGGCTGACGGAGCACCCTGACATGCTGGACGAAAAGGCAGGTCGCCCTTTCCTCAGTGTGCAGGCGGGGACGGGAATGAGGGGCCGTGGCTCAGAACCCAGactcaaaccccccccccccccatctgtgttTCACAGGACTGCCTGATAGAGGTGCTGGAGATCGTGGAGCTGGGGATCTCAGGGAGCAAGTCGAAGACCAGCGAGCAGGAGGTGCGTTACAAGGGGGACAAGGAGCACAACCCGGCCTCCATGAGGGTGAAGGACGCCGCGGAGGCCACACTGTCCTGGTGAGTGCGCTGGGGACGCCGTAACTGCATTCACTGCCCTGCTGGGGACGCCGTAACTGCATTCACTGCCCTGCTGGGGACGCCGTAACTGCATTCACTGCCCTGCTGGGGACGCCGTAACTGCATTCACTGCCCTGCTGGGGACGCCGTAACTGCATTCACTGCCCTGCTGGGGACGCCGTAACTGCATTCACTGCCCTGCTGGGGACGCCGTAACTGCATTCACTGCCCTGCTGGGGCATGTTCCAGGCAGAACACAGGCCTTGGGGCTGGAGTGCAACCTGGGTGGGATGGCAGTAAAAAAATCTggtttatatgtatataatgaTGGCTCCAGATGAGCCGTCTTGCAGGGTCTCTCTAACCAGGCGTGCCCCTTTCTTGGCCCGTCCCCGGACAGCATCATGCAGGTGCTGGCCGCCTTCCCCTCCCTCAGTGGCCCCTCGTCCATGTGCAGCCTGCTCAACGAGGACACTTTGATCCGCTACTCCAGGCTTACCTCCACCAGCAGGGACAACTTCCGCTACTTCGTCCTGGACAACTCCGTCATTCTGGCCATGCTGGAGCAGCCGTTGGGGAACGAGCAGAGTAAGTGGGTGGGCATGGTGCCTGAGAGGCTCTGACAGAGGTCAGCCACAGAGGCCGTATGAAATGTGAGGGCATTGGTGTCGTGGCAGCGGTGTTTGATGGCAGGATCTTGCCGTGCGTGTAGAGCCAAAGGATGGCATTTTCCTGCTTTTTCTCCTCCTCAAAGACCCCTGTCCTGCTGTGACCATCCTGATCCGAGGCGTGTCCGGCAGACACGCATGGACCATGCAGCTGTACCACCAGCCCAGAGTAGCGCGTGCCAATCAGAAGGTAAGGTGGTTCCGTGACGCCCAAAGTGTTTGGCTGCGCTGCAGTGGTACTCAATGTACCTCCCATGAATAATGCATGAAGCTATATGCTGTGTGCGCCTGACTGGCTTTGTTCCTTTATTCCGATCTCTTTGTTCCTCCTCCATTGTTGCTCCACTTCGCACGGAGGCCTCTCAGGGCGTAGCTTTTAATGAACACTCCTTCACGCCTTCTTTTCATTCACAGCAGGTATTTGTCCCTGAGCGCCGCCCCACCCCTAAGAACGACGTGGGCATTCGCTTCAACGTCAAACACAGAGCCTTCCCAGAGGAAGTCGATAAGATCCCTTTTGTGAAGGCGGACATGAGCATTCCGGACCTGGATGACATCGTAAGCAAGCCGGTGAGCACTTGCTGTTCAGCCGGTTCGACCGTTACCGGCGAGGTGGCTCTTCTGTTGGACGCAAATAGAAAGCGAGGCATTGTAAACACTGGAATTGAGTCATTGAAGTGATGTTGAAATCGAAAACATTTCTGGAATTTTTTTGTGACGGGGTATGAATTTCCAATCTGCGTTTAACACAGGAATGTGTTTATCGCAGTTGCTTGGCGATGGGGGGAAGCATAACTAAGAGAAGAAGAATCAAAATTGTTGCTATGAAAATATGCCCTTTAATTATGTGTGTAATTACTAATGTTTGGTTTGTAGCAAGGATATATGTAGGGGTGGGGCCATAGGAGCACTGACCCCAGCTGAAAGTTGATTGGCCACTGGAGTGCCCCCTCTCCTATCACTCACCCATTCAAaagatatcattggctaattataatgtttgcccctctgtatgaattatggtccCTCTTATGCCACCTACCTTAAAAATTTTATTTCCCCTGACTGATGGGGGGAGCCTTCTGTAAAGTAGAATTTTATTAAGGTGGGTTATTCATTTGCTCAAGGTCTTGGCACTTTGAGTAAATGTGTAGTGAGTTGGTGGGGCCCTCTAAAAAAAGACGCCTCCCTTCCCCACCAGCTGGAGGTGCAGCACGAGAAGCTTAGGAACTTGATGGTCAAGCAGATGGAGTACGAGGTGGCTCTGGAGCGCCAAAGCGAGGAGGTGTGGAAGAGCAAGCCCTTCCCCGACCCCCAGGTGGACTGCAAGCCCCCGCCGCCCTCGCAGGAGTTCCAGACCGCGCGCCTCTTTCTCTCACACTTCGGTTTCCTGTCCCTAGAAGCACTGAAGGTAGGGAAGGAGGCCTCCACTTCTCGGCATGTCAGGCCCACCTGCCCGTTCTGTATTGGCTGACCCGACTTTTCCCGCAGGAATCGGGTAACAGCCGGCTGCCGCCAAACCTCATCGCTCTGGATTCCGCCCTGCCCGGCTTCTTCCAAGACATGGAGTACCTGGACCTTCTCCCCTGCCGGCCGTTTGACACGGTGTTCATTTTTTACGTGAGGGCGGGTCAGAAGACCAGCCAAGAGGTACAAACTTGCACCAACCATCCATCCTCCATCTACTTATCCAGGACCAGGTCGTGGGGCGCTTGGACCCTGACCTCAGAAGCGCAATGCAGGGGACACCTCAGATGCACACTGGGCAATCTAGAGAGGCCAGCTGCGTGTTTATGGACTGTGTCCCACACGTCCTACACGTGCCTGCGATGAATGATGTGGTACTTGTGGGCTAAAATGGCCTTTGCACTTGTTTCACTATTTATGGAACATGCACGGTGTGTTGCACGAAAAATATCAGATCTATTGTAATAAAATCTAAAACACCATATTGCTGAATCTACGTAtactataccacaagtgtgctTGTGTTTATACAGCTGAATGCTTTACTGATGCAGGATAGCTTAAGTACTTTGTTCAAGAGTACAACAGCAGGGGTATTCCTGGGAGTTAAAACTTCACCTTATGGCGTTTTTCCACTGGCGCCAAGAACCGAACTGTACTGCGAACTGACAGTTTTTCATGGTAAAATATCCAAGCCGTACCTATGCTGCTATTCTGCTTAATAGCAGGGCTGAAAGCATGACCAAACCAAGCTAGTTGTGTGACCACCATCtgcatctgattggctgaaatgcatggagataccGGTGTTCTATGTcaatatgcatggattatctggagggaaaaaaaggcatattgtgcattatttattgttagtagTATTGTACATTGTGGTGTATTAATGCATTCTCGATAACTCAACCTGAAAATTTCCACTACGTACATCTATTTAAAGTAATGTGGAACagctgaacagaatggatttgtaatgcaaatttacccAAGCGAATGCAAATTCCACTagcgtttgatgctaacataagacAAAGAGTCTCTCAGACTTGCTAGCAGAAATTTTGCATGCAGTAAATCATGATGAACAATAAATAAGTGTGTCTGGTTTTAcatcactgtcgctctccaaacccggCAACGCTTTTAACGagctgacccttctgcagtAGAAAACCAAAGCAAGTTGCAGCTGCGCTGTAGTAGTCTGTCTTCACAGCACGACTCAGGTACAGCTCAGTTCCTGTAAGctagtggaaaagcaccatcaGTGCCCTAAACCACTATACTCCTGCTGCTCCATGAATATACATTTTTGTTCCACATCATAATGTGCCTTGTATATCTCACCAATATGAATTCTGCATGCACTGCTTAGGCCTGTGGTTTTGCTGTAATTTACATACCTGGCATTTTGGGATCTGCAGATCTTGAGGAACGCGGAATCCTCAGTCAACATCCAGCCACATTTCCTGGAGTTTCTGCTGTCCCTGGGTTGGCCTGTAGATGTGGGTAGTCACCCAGGGTGGACGGGGAATGTGGACACCAGCTGGTCCATCAACTCCTGTGTTGATGGCGAAGGTCAGCAGCAGGGTGAGCGCGGCCACTCCTTCCTGCTTTTGGAGGTCTTTGACCCTCTGCGTGTCACATTAGCAGCCCTCTGCGCATAGCGTTCACGGCTATCTGATGTGCTCCATCTTAACAGAGGAAGGATTCCCGGTAGATGACACCAGTGGATCCATGTTTAATGGCGAGAAGAAAGTCCTGTATTACGCTGATGCTCTGACTGAAATTGCCTTTGTTGTTCCGACTTTGACAGATGCCTCCAGTAAGTACCTACCCAAGGTTTCCTGATCCTGTACATTAATTCTTGTAGTCATTTCGGTATTCAAGGTTTTCCATTAGATTTAACTGTTACATTATAAAGTACAGGATTTTGACATTTCAAGATCTTTTGTTGCTCTTTTTTTATTGGTCTTAATTTGATACTGTCTTGAACTGGTGGAAGGTATATATACCCTGAAGGTGCATGTGTACAAGCCTGTACCTTCACAGACGTCTGGCACATATTATTAAAACCGTCATTTGCTTAGTGTGCATTGTTGTATTAATGATTAATGTTAAGAGCTGAGTTGTGAATCCTGGGACGAATTTTATGCAGGGTCATTGTCAGGGGTCTGACATGTCCTGTTACGGAGTGCTTTTCAGCAAACTCAGTGGTAAATAGTGACTTTCTGTATATCCAGTTACATGGATTCAGTTTAGGTGTAACTGATCTGATGTGCTGCTTTGTGTGTGGATGCAGGTGACTCCTCGGAAAATGGCCACACCCCGTTAGATACGGACTCGCAGATGGGCCTGCTGCCTGGCATTCAGTCCAACCTGACGCTGGAGCTCTTCCCAAACCACTCTGAGAACCTCGGCCAACCGCAGAGGGTAATGCTGTGCTGGTGCTGGCCGCTACCTCAGTTGTCTTGGGCATTCCCAAGCCCAGCATGGACTGGGATACTCTGTTTCTCatgatacatattttttttaaaaattcaataagtTGTTTTGGTACTTGTAACTCACTGCTGAATATCAGTTAGAGAGATAAGACTTTGGATTGGTAGATTTGTAGAATGTTGATCTCAGAGAGGTCTTGAAATTAAGCCATGATTGATTGCCAGCACACAGCAGTACAACCAACTATGGGCTTCAAAACGCAGTTTCCTCCAGTACAACTAATCATAAATGGAAGATTTATATGTGGTGGGTTTAGGATGTGCAATTttgatttttgtgtgtgttagaTGAGCCCCACTTCAAAGACAAAGAAAATTCACTGTGGAAGGAACATACCTCCTCTGGGCCCAGAGACAAAGGTTCTGGTGGTTTGGGTGGAGCGCTATGATGACATCGGTAAGTAAAGCCCTTTATTCCTGCTTTACATTCATATACCACCAGCATGTACTTAATCTTACTACACAATATGAGACATGCCAACTATGAATGGAAGAGGGTTGTACACTGGTCAGCGTTAACAATCACTTTGTATTCATTCTTTTAAAGAACAATAGTGGATTTTGTGCTCCAATCTATCATTTGAAGCATTAAGCTCCTTTACTGAAGAGGGTTGGCTTTGTCAAGCAGTCAATGGTGGTGTCCCAGTAATTAATGTGATTAGTTAATGTCCTGTGGAATACCTTTACTTGGCATTTTCTGTGTGTTACCTCATCATTTCTGCCACTTCCCCTccccttttttcccccagaaaacTTTCCGCTTTCAGATCTTTTGTCAGAAACCAGTACTGGAGTCGAGTCGTCAAACAGCAGCACATCATACAGGTATCTAGCGGCGATTTTTATATGCTTAAACACCCAGGTTTGAAGACTGCATCTGAAAGATGATCTTGGCTGTTTCCTGGAGCATTAATTTGGTGTATGATAACAGCAGTGTTCACACTGGCAGTCTGAGGTTCTGCATTGCCGAGCTTGGGTCACTGTGTGGCATATTGTCATACATTGTGTGCCTGGGCTGTTGATAAATGGATCATCCCCTGTTCTTTGTGTCACGTTAAAGGCCTCGCTGCTCTTTCCACAGGCCGGTTGCTTCAGAAAAAGACGTCCCAGTGGTTTTCATTCACCCCCTGAAGACCGGATTGTTCCGCATCAAGCTGCATGGAACGACGGGCAAGTTCAGCATGGTCATCCCCCTGATGGACGGCATGGTGGTCAGCCGGAGGGCGCTAGGTGAGGATGGGCTCCAGGTGACGAAATCACCACCTGATTTCTTAGCTCCACCAGAGTTTTTTAATCTCTTTTTCTCGTGTGTGCCCGGCCCACAGGGTTTTTAGTGAGGCAGATGGTCATCAACGCGTGCCGGCGGAAGAGGCTAGAGAGTGACTCATACAACCCTCCGCACGTGCGGCGGAAACAGAAGATCGCCGACATCTTCAACAAATACCGCAGCAAACAGCTGGAGCCCGAGTTCTATACCTCACTCTTCCAGGATGTAGGGGGGAGGAGCTTGAATCCTTGACCCTGCCCACTGAACACCGGACTACTGCTGGACCAGCACCAAATCCTATATATTTCTAAAACTATTTTTGTTACTTCTCTCAGTACACGACTATGTCATTTTAAAGGGGATGTCCACGGTAGAGTGGTACGTTTACCACAGAATCATGGCCACACCAGTCTGCCAGCCGCCCCAGGCCCACCCAAACCTGCTGGTACCCCAGGACAGCCCCGGGagctctggggaggggggcagtgggCATGCTGCTGTGTATCAGAGAGTAGAGAGAGTCTGCCAAAGAGGTTAAGTAGCAGATTGGAGGGGAGTGATGGAGCTGAATCATTTTTTCCCTGGAGAATCCAACAGTGTCCTGTAGATCTCTGAGCGATTTCCACTGTTTCACTGTATGTATCTGACACTGATCAGCAGTTGGCTTTTCCATGACTTATTTTATGGACAAATATTCTGTACAACAACCAAATAGTCAGATAATAGCAATCTCCTATGCTACTTTTGTTGCTCCTTCAGTTATTGCAATAGACACAAGTAAAAGACCTGCCTTTTCGTAAAGTAAAACCCAGATTAACTCCTCTACGCCTGATTTCAGCCGTCAACATTCATCAGCGTTCATGTTAATAGTCTCAGGTAGTTTATCCTGCATGTTACATATGCATTTCTGTTTGGTCATGCATTTAATCTGCAAGCTGATCATtatccccccccctttcattgTTGTGTAATtaaggtaattttttttaatcaattttcTTACATTGTGGAATTCAGTACAGTCATCATCTGCTTTTAGCCTGATTTAATTCAGGACTGTTCTTGGCAATCACAATGTTGTGTTTTGTCCATATTGACCCATTGTGGGTGTTTATCTATTTGCTTGTTTTAAGAATAACAAAAAACATCATTATGGCAAATTTAGCCCACCAAGTCTTCCCTCTCTTTTCGGCAGTCCTTTGGCTCACAATAAGAACTGAAAGCAATATGTATTTCAAAACCATTCACAATTAAAGGTATGAGGGGTAGACTTGTTACTCTTTTAATAGTGCCAGTGGTCACGGACACTTATAAAATCTCCAGGGTGAAAGGTTAACTTATGTTGAAagtagttgtgttttttttttgccctcaCTGCTGTTTTGGCTCGGTGCACATTCTGCTTCTCTTTTGACCCTTAATTTACACCTCCGAAGGTGTCACAACCCTTTAGCCCACTCCAGGCCTTACAACACATGATCGTTACACACCTAGAATGAAAGACTTTGAACGTCACTGTTCATGTATCTTCAGCTGGTTGTGTCAAGTCTATGTACCAATAGTTTTTAagtacttttttaaaaatggaaaaataaactgCTTGGCATATACCTACTGAATGCCTACCGTTACTGTTTAATTTACTCTTTGAACACTCCATTTAAAAATACTGTGGCATTTTTGGTTAAAACAAACATTACTACTCAAAGAGAATTGTTTTCAGCAGAGATATTGTCATGTCAATGAAGATACACATTTTAAACTTTTGAAAGAGATTGCACAGAGGAATGTGAAAGGGTATACTATTAAAGCCATTATTTGCTAGAAACATAATGGTACATTGTTTAAAACAGCCCAAACTTGATTTTTGTCCTGTTCCTTTTGAACAGCTTGTGTTCTGTAAATATTGCTGGCTTTAACTTGAGGTGTATAGAGCTGGACGTCTATGTGTAAATATGAAAATGTGAAGTTTATTTCATTTGTTGGTTCTCTTTATGAGGAAAGGCACAAAATGCGTGTTTGTATTTATGCCAACAATAAGTGTCCAAAAATAAGCCGTTGGATATTGAATGTAACACATGTATTgaataaaaattttaaagaGCTTCTTATCATAAAAACATAGCTGCGTTTTATTGTGGTTATTAACAGAACCCTTATAAATTAACAATGCATATATGGCTAGTATAGTTAGTCCTTTTTAGATGCAGTTCTACAGTTTGTATTTTAAAACGGTTATACAAGCTCAGATGTTTTTCCTCAGTACGTAAGTGCTAATGCGGTTCTTTGGTATCATTCACCAATGTGAGACAATACCGCTTTCAACCAGCAGGTGGTATGTAACGCATTAGTTCCCTCAAATTTTTGAGATGTCTGACTTGAATTCTTTAAGGTTTTACATGATTAAATTCCTAATTAACGCATCCGAATGCATGTGGAAAATATACTAAACCTAGATTCATGGTTGTATAGCTTTGCTCCATTTTACGATTTCTTATTGGTTAAAGAAAGACACTCGTTTCTGAATTTAAATGTGTAGTGTACAACCGAAGTCAAATTCCTAATTTATAGGCATATATAACCTGAAAATACATTTGGCCAATACTTGACAGAAATGGTCTTTATTGTGTGAACAATATTAAGTAGGTAATTTAAAGATTAGAAAGTGGAATATTCCCCTGTCAAATTAAGTTTGTATATTGCCAAGCTAGTACTATAATGAGTAATTGTCGAAAATATGTAAAACGGTCATTTAACGATTATGAAACGTATGATATGGGCGGAGGTCCTAACTTTTTTGGGGTTAGGGGTTTACACTGCTTTCATGCAATACGCACCCAAAGAAAAACAGGATGTGGAAGTTCagaaaacgaaaaaaaaacgttaaaGGGCTGGGCCATTATCTTTGAGACGCGAGGACGCGAAAACGAAAATGACATGTTGGTATCTTTCATCTTCGACAGACCCATAGAAGGTCCTGACTGCAACTTAAATCACCCTTAACTCCTAAATTGGACTCAGAACTACAGCTTCTTCGCGTTTAATTAGTGTCCAGTGCCTAattcagcgccccccccccaaaaaaaagggaccacatttatttatttaaataatacaaACTGTTTCGCAACTCCAATTAGCTGGCTGCTTGCAGCGGTAAACATTTGACAGGTGAATTTTAAGTTGCAATGTGTTTCACAAATCGCGTTcacacaaaacaaagcaattccagtccagcaggggtcactgaagagctgggagggggcaccCCCCAGCTGTCACAACTAATTCTGAAAGGGAGCTAACTTTTTTGCACCTGCCAGACATTTTGTCACACCATTTAAGTTTTTATATACCTTTTGTCATTTGTGTAATTCAAACTCCCAACATACTTAtatgattttattattaaaaataattacaattcTTTGCTTTGTGCCTTATTTTCACGTTAGTCGAATACTGGACGTAACGGTTCCTAATTCAGTTTAAAAAGGTACAGTTTCAAGTAAAGTAAATagaataataaaagaaaataaatcataatttcaaaacaattaaaacacaTGATAATATTTAAATGCATGTTATATTTATTATGCGTCCCTGAATACCCGGTTCCTATTTTGCTCACAatcacaattaaaaaaacattcagagcgtattatttttctttaacacCTTCGAACACACACCCCTGATAACGGAGATGCAGGGGTTGTCGCGCAATGTTCATATTTCGAAATAACgtaaaataagtttttttttatattaaaaaatcaCCTCGTTCCGATAAGTGTGTTATCATAATAAAGATACTATGCTCATATGGTGCTATATTAAAAGTTACAACTAATGCATATAAAATCACGTTCTGTCGAGGTTAATAACACTTCTCATTTTAAACAATCTTACGGCAAACAATTCGAAACGCTGCCAGATGAAAGAGAATAAACGAATATATGACCCAATACATTtgagataaataaatataacgTGCTATATTGAAATAGGTTGCATCACTTTCTCTGGAACGGTGCAACACATAAGTATTTGAGGCGGTGTCTTGTAGATGATCCCTGCGCTACTGTATGTCTCTGAGCCGCGAGACTCCGGCGTTCACCATTGAGTCCGCGCGCCGAGTGTGGCAACTTTAAAGCGAGCCGCTCCTTCTCTGACGCTGCCCGTTTCAGCAGCGAGGCGTTTAGTACTTTGGCcgtttctttaaaaataacattgcGGATATTCATCCCTTTAAAGACTCGCAGTTTTTTTGCCTTGCGAAAAACAGCTTTATTTGTGAAAAACAAAGTTAAGGCGTTCAGCCCGAAAAACAGAAGCTCTCGCCAGCCGGCGGCTATTTGTTTTTGCTTATTATGAATACATGCTTTTATAAAACAGCAAAGAGGTGAACCGAGGAACTACTTTTTgcgtttttgtttgtttcttctaATACTTAAGGAAAGTTTTTTTCAGTATCTTAAGACCCGCGCATCCCTTTTCCTGCTGTTTGAAGATGCGGTGATGTAACTATAGCGGAATGGATTAAAAACGCGCATCCCAGGATTTGGTAGAAGTGTGAGAGTTTGTCTCTTGTTGCTGGCTGTGTTTCTAAGTAAAAGAGGCAATCGAGTTAAAGATGGACGAAGGGCAGCTGGAAAACGGGGTTCAGACCACCAAAGATTGCGATCGGCAGCTCCGTTTGAGACTTTGCGTTTTAAATGAGATCCTGAACACGGAGAGGGATTACGTGGGAACATTGCTCTTCATCCAGTCGGTAAGTGTTTGCTGATATGTATGCATAGCACATTGTAAAATATAACCCAACACTATTTCTGTCAAAGGCTAGCTATGCATTTTTTAATCTTCAGGCAAGATAATTAAAATATCGTATTGTTGTCAGTATAGTATACGCAGTCACGTTCCTGCTTGGCAAACGTATGTACAATGAATGTGCAATACTTGTGATCGACAGTGCAGTTATGTTGTGCAT
Encoded here:
- the LOC111855829 gene encoding ral GTPase-activating protein subunit beta isoform X13, giving the protein MYSEWRSLHLALQSDQGHLSVLHTYPPTVGREVANTVVRPLGATLSNPGSESILKTDKEVKWTMEVLCYGLSLPLEGDTVKLCVDVYTDWMMALVAPRDSIPQPIINEPNLYVQTILRHLHNLFLPRQEPSSPIHFRLCQQVLSAVQMLAKQSSTMVRETWEVLLLFLLRICDTLLAPPTVAGGIAENLAGKLMGVLFEVWLLASARCFPTPPYWKTAREMLANWRHHPPVVEQWNKVICALTSRLLRFTYGPSFPPFKVPDDDASKIPTEMDDDCVAQTWLRFLHMLSNPVDLSNPAIISTTPKFQEQFLNVSGVPQEIVQHPCLKQLPQIFFRAMRGVSFLVDAFLGISRPRSDSAPPTPVNRLSMPLPPSAINTTPPHNRRHRTTVVKTTSKASTGTTPHQPKVSHPTTSSSPLSSPNQTNAEPRPLPAPSRPKVNSILNLFGQWLFDASLVHCKLHDGFNRDNTMTALATQAGMELRRKGSQLSTDTMVSNPMFDTNEFPENYESGRAEACGTVCRIFCSKRTGEEILPVYLSRFYMVLVQGLQISDFICRPVLASIILNSTSLFCSDLKGVNVVVPYFISALENILPDRELSKFKSYVNPTDLRRASISILLSMLPLPHHFGNIKSEVLLEGKFSNDENSVSDKAQTFLSLRLRLVNILIGALQTETDSINTQMILGAMLNIVQDSALLESIGTQTEMGSIEGNGTLKSHSRNNSSISTTSGGSSQPTTPDSERPAQALLRDYDTAAGLLVRSIHLVTQRLNKQWRSDMSVSLAALELLAGLAKVRANLESSDKKCAVSSVCGYIVYQCSRPAPLHSRDLHSMIVAAFQCLCTWLTEHPDMLDEKDCLIEVLEIVELGISGSKSKTSEQEVRYKGDKEHNPASMRVKDAAEATLSCIMQVLAAFPSLSGPSSMCSLLNEDTLIRYSRLTSTSRDNFRYFVLDNSVILAMLEQPLGNEQNPCPAVTILIRGVSGRHAWTMQLYHQPRVARANQKVFVPERRPTPKNDVGIRFNVKHRAFPEEVDKIPFVKADMSIPDLDDIVSKPLEVQHEKLRNLMVKQMEYEVALERQSEEVWKSKPFPDPQVDCKPPPPSQEFQTARLFLSHFGFLSLEALKESGNSRLPPNLIALDSALPGFFQDMEYLDLLPCRPFDTVFIFYVRAGQKTSQEILRNAESSVNIQPHFLEFLLSLGWPVDVGSHPGWTGNVDTSWSINSCVDGEGQQQEEGFPVDDTSGSMFNGEKKVLYYADALTEIAFVVPTLTDASSDSSENGHTPLDTDSQMGLLPGIQSNLTLELFPNHSENLGQPQRMSPTSKTKKIHCGRNIPPLGPETKVLVVWVERYDDIENFPLSDLLSETSTGVESSNSSTSYRPVASEKDVPVVFIHPLKTGLFRIKLHGTTGKFSMVIPLMDGMVVSRRALGFLVRQMVINACRRKRLESDSYNPPHVRRKQKIADIFNKYRSKQLEPEFYTSLFQDVGGRSLNP